Proteins encoded in a region of the uncultured Paludibaculum sp. genome:
- a CDS encoding cation diffusion facilitator family transporter, with amino-acid sequence MPQSNGSDAPVIAMRLSLWTGVAMLIAKTGAWFLTGSSAIFSDALESIIHLAAVAFASFSLWLSRRPATDRFHYGYERITFFSAGFEGALIAAAAVAIIVTAVYKWMQGLQLESLGLGTLITLAAGLLNGALGWYLIHTGRKNNSLILVANGKHVFTDCWTSLGVIVGLVLVMVTGWKPFDPICAIIMALNILWSGGMLMWTSARGLLDYADPETEQLLRARLDTLAAEAGVEYHQFRLRETGGRVLVELHLLFPDLLPIGEAHAIATRLEAELEKCLDRPVEILTHLEGKEDHEDRHPGRR; translated from the coding sequence GTGCCCCAGAGTAACGGCTCCGATGCTCCAGTGATCGCCATGCGGCTTTCACTCTGGACCGGCGTGGCCATGCTGATCGCCAAGACGGGCGCATGGTTTCTCACCGGATCGTCGGCCATCTTTTCCGACGCTCTGGAATCCATCATCCACCTCGCCGCAGTGGCCTTCGCCTCCTTCAGTCTCTGGCTTAGCCGCCGGCCTGCCACCGACCGGTTCCACTATGGCTACGAACGCATCACGTTCTTCTCCGCCGGCTTCGAAGGCGCCTTGATTGCCGCCGCGGCCGTGGCCATCATCGTGACGGCAGTCTACAAATGGATGCAGGGCCTGCAGTTGGAATCGCTGGGCCTGGGCACTCTCATCACGCTCGCCGCCGGCCTGCTGAATGGCGCTTTGGGTTGGTATCTCATCCATACCGGACGCAAAAACAATTCACTCATCCTCGTCGCCAACGGCAAGCATGTTTTCACTGATTGCTGGACCAGTCTCGGCGTGATCGTCGGCCTGGTGCTAGTAATGGTGACGGGCTGGAAGCCCTTCGACCCCATCTGCGCCATCATCATGGCGCTGAACATCCTGTGGTCCGGCGGCATGCTCATGTGGACCAGCGCCCGCGGCCTGCTCGACTACGCCGATCCGGAGACGGAACAACTCCTCCGCGCGCGCCTGGACACGCTCGCCGCTGAGGCGGGCGTCGAATATCACCAGTTCCGTCTGCGCGAAACCGGCGGCCGTGTCCTGGTCGAGTTGCACCTTTTATTTCCTGATCTGTTGCCCATCGGCGAAGCCCATGCCATCGCCACGCGGTTGGAGGCCGAGTTGGAAAAGTGCCTCGATCGGCCCGTGGAGATCCTCACGCATTTGGAAGGAAAGGAAGATCACGAAGACCGCCACCCCGGCCGGCGTTGA
- a CDS encoding histidine kinase, whose amino-acid sequence MTEPGPHPAGRLKIILGYAAGVGKTFKMLEEGQQLQRDGHDVVVGYFEPHGRQDTIAKIEGLELIPRRTIDYRGRTFEEMDTPAILARQPETCLVDEFPHTNVPGVERGKRWEDVMALLDAGIDVYTTMNIQHLESLNDQMREITGIQVRETIPDWVVKQAAELVLVDVPPTALLNRLQRGVVYAPDKAQRAIQNFFKEPALAALRELAMRQAAHEVDVRHTETEPIVHSEHTATNGNRETLREKILIHISESPTTAGLIRRGRRVADYLQADCFAVCILPVADLSQLPAPARLALEQHLEFARKLRVETRVLEGEDQAAALVEFARRNGVTQIFLSKPPKRLVGLVVLRDFVMKVVRLASDMQVTVVAERASRLG is encoded by the coding sequence GTGACTGAGCCGGGGCCCCACCCAGCGGGGCGGCTGAAGATCATCCTCGGATACGCGGCCGGCGTCGGCAAGACCTTCAAAATGCTGGAGGAGGGCCAGCAACTGCAACGCGACGGCCACGACGTCGTCGTGGGTTACTTTGAGCCGCATGGCCGGCAGGACACCATCGCCAAGATAGAGGGTCTCGAACTGATCCCACGGCGCACAATCGACTACCGGGGACGAACCTTCGAGGAGATGGACACGCCGGCGATTCTCGCCCGCCAGCCCGAGACCTGCCTGGTGGACGAGTTCCCCCACACCAACGTGCCCGGAGTGGAGCGAGGGAAACGCTGGGAAGATGTCATGGCTCTCCTCGACGCGGGCATCGACGTGTACACCACCATGAACATCCAGCATCTGGAGAGCCTGAACGACCAGATGCGGGAGATTACCGGCATTCAGGTTCGCGAGACGATTCCGGACTGGGTGGTGAAGCAGGCCGCGGAACTCGTTCTCGTCGATGTGCCGCCCACCGCGTTGCTCAACCGGCTGCAACGCGGAGTGGTCTACGCGCCGGACAAGGCGCAACGCGCCATACAGAATTTTTTCAAGGAGCCGGCCCTGGCGGCTCTGCGGGAGTTAGCCATGCGTCAGGCAGCGCACGAAGTGGATGTTCGCCACACTGAGACCGAACCAATCGTTCATTCGGAACACACGGCCACCAACGGCAATAGGGAGACCCTCAGGGAGAAGATCCTCATCCATATCTCCGAATCGCCCACGACAGCGGGGTTGATCCGGCGCGGGCGCCGCGTGGCGGACTACCTTCAGGCGGACTGCTTTGCCGTGTGCATTCTGCCCGTGGCGGACCTGTCCCAACTGCCCGCGCCGGCGCGTCTGGCGCTGGAGCAGCACCTGGAGTTCGCCCGCAAGCTGCGTGTGGAGACCCGAGTCCTGGAAGGCGAAGACCAGGCGGCCGCACTGGTCGAGTTTGCGCGTCGCAACGGCGTCACCCAGATCTTTCTGTCCAAACCGCCCAAGCGGCTGGTGGGGCTGGTGGTGCTGCGCGACTTCGTGATGAAGGTGGTCCGCCTCGCCAGTGACATGCAGGTAACCGTTGTAGCCGAGCGGGCCAGCCGCCTCGGCTGA
- the lpxD gene encoding UDP-3-O-(3-hydroxymyristoyl)glucosamine N-acyltransferase: MREIAEQLSATFEGDGERPIEGVAPLDSAGSHQISFVGSRRAVRDAQASAAGCLIVGLDFANTGGRTVIRSKDPRAAFAKVIPRLQKLEVPEPGIHPTAVIGKDCHIGEGCTIGPYCVLGDRVELGANSRLYAHVTIYSDVTVGARALIHAGAVLGADGFGFVFENGHYSKFPQIGRVVIGDDVEIGVGSAVDRAALGVTSIGDGTKLDNMVHIGHNCRVGRHVVIVAQTGMAGGTVIEDYAVIGGQVGLGDNVTIKSGAVLGSGSGVLSSKIVRGGGEVYWGTPARPLKEYLEALANVARIPQLRREIAELQERLKALEKKEE, encoded by the coding sequence GTGCGTGAAATCGCGGAGCAGCTCAGCGCAACGTTTGAAGGCGACGGAGAGCGACCGATCGAAGGCGTGGCCCCGCTGGATTCAGCGGGCAGCCACCAGATCTCCTTTGTGGGGAGCCGGCGCGCCGTCCGGGACGCCCAGGCCTCCGCCGCCGGGTGTTTGATTGTCGGTCTGGATTTCGCCAACACCGGCGGACGCACGGTGATCCGGTCAAAGGACCCACGCGCGGCCTTCGCGAAGGTCATCCCCAGACTGCAGAAGCTTGAGGTGCCGGAGCCCGGCATCCATCCGACGGCCGTCATCGGCAAGGACTGCCACATTGGCGAGGGCTGCACGATCGGGCCCTATTGCGTCCTGGGCGACCGTGTGGAATTGGGCGCAAACAGCCGGCTGTACGCCCATGTAACGATCTACTCCGACGTCACCGTTGGGGCGCGTGCCCTGATCCATGCTGGAGCGGTGCTGGGCGCCGACGGCTTCGGGTTCGTTTTCGAGAACGGACACTATTCAAAGTTCCCGCAGATCGGCCGAGTAGTGATCGGCGACGATGTCGAGATCGGCGTGGGGAGTGCGGTGGACCGTGCCGCCCTGGGCGTCACCAGCATCGGCGACGGGACGAAGCTCGACAACATGGTTCACATCGGCCACAACTGCCGCGTGGGCCGGCATGTGGTGATTGTGGCGCAGACGGGGATGGCGGGCGGCACCGTGATTGAAGACTATGCGGTGATCGGCGGCCAGGTGGGGTTGGGCGACAATGTCACCATCAAGTCTGGCGCGGTGCTGGGCTCGGGCTCCGGGGTGCTCTCTTCCAAGATTGTTCGCGGTGGAGGCGAGGTCTATTGGGGCACGCCGGCGCGGCCGTTGAAGGAGTATCTCGAAGCGTTGGCGAACGTGGCGCGAATCCCGCAGCTCAGGCGCGAGATCGCGGAGTTGCAGGAGCGGCTGAAGGCCCTGGAGAAGAAAGAGGAGTGA
- the kdpC gene encoding potassium-transporting ATPase subunit KdpC has product MWKQLLPGLRLTLVLTALTGLAYPGIVTPLCQVLFPRQANGSLLSINGRVVGSSLIGQNFSKPGYFHPRPSAAGSDGYDAAASSGSNLGATSQKLVDRVKASADQFHKENPGYTEPIPADILTASGSGLDPHITPAAALAQAARVASARGVGVEQVNALIDQTTEGRDLGILGEPRVNVLALNMAMDQKFPPAK; this is encoded by the coding sequence ATGTGGAAACAACTTCTACCCGGATTGCGATTGACCTTGGTACTGACTGCGCTTACCGGTCTCGCCTACCCCGGCATCGTCACGCCGCTCTGCCAGGTGCTGTTCCCCCGTCAGGCGAACGGCAGTCTGCTCTCGATCAACGGCCGCGTCGTGGGATCGAGCCTGATCGGACAGAACTTCAGTAAGCCGGGCTATTTTCATCCGCGCCCGTCGGCCGCCGGCTCCGACGGCTATGACGCCGCGGCGTCCAGCGGATCAAATCTCGGCGCAACGAGCCAGAAACTGGTGGACCGCGTGAAAGCCTCGGCTGACCAGTTCCACAAGGAGAACCCCGGCTACACCGAACCAATCCCGGCCGACATCCTCACCGCCAGCGGTAGCGGGCTGGATCCTCACATCACTCCGGCCGCGGCCCTGGCCCAGGCGGCCCGCGTGGCATCGGCGCGGGGTGTCGGCGTGGAGCAGGTCAACGCCCTGATCGACCAGACCACGGAAGGCCGCGACCTGGGCATATTGGGCGAGCCGCGCGTGAATGTGTTGGCCCTGAATATGGCTATGGATCAGAAGTTCCCACCAGCCAAGTGA